The following coding sequences lie in one Pontibacter sp. G13 genomic window:
- a CDS encoding YiiX/YebB-like N1pC/P60 family cysteine hydrolase, translated as MNINWNNTLPRWMAIAVAWIGLGLGMACEQTKEGEMQQRPAGFRLEAGDILFQQLDCGPMCDAINRVTEGYNDYDFAHMGLVVEDSGRLGILEAYGDSVLITPMNEYLFRATDSLGNPRIMVARLKPDYRHLIEDAMKFGKSYIGEPYDREYLWDNGSYYCSELMYLAFHRANGDQPLFQLYPMTFKDPDTGEFFKPWVEHYEKLGIDIPEGEPGCNPGGISRSEALEMIHSFSPTLKLLQPESIQ; from the coding sequence ATGAATATCAATTGGAACAATACCTTACCCAGATGGATGGCCATCGCTGTGGCGTGGATCGGATTGGGATTGGGGATGGCCTGTGAGCAAACCAAAGAGGGTGAGATGCAACAAAGACCAGCGGGATTTAGATTGGAAGCAGGGGACATTTTGTTCCAGCAGTTGGACTGTGGCCCCATGTGCGATGCCATCAACCGCGTCACGGAAGGCTACAATGATTACGATTTTGCCCACATGGGATTGGTGGTGGAGGACAGCGGCCGTCTCGGCATTCTCGAAGCCTACGGAGATTCCGTCCTGATCACTCCCATGAATGAGTACCTGTTTCGCGCTACCGATTCACTCGGCAACCCGCGCATTATGGTTGCTCGTCTGAAGCCTGATTATCGGCATTTGATCGAGGATGCCATGAAATTCGGCAAATCCTATATCGGTGAGCCTTACGATCGCGAGTACCTGTGGGACAACGGTTCCTACTACTGTTCCGAGCTCATGTACTTGGCATTCCACAGAGCCAATGGCGACCAGCCGCTCTTCCAGCTTTATCCCATGACCTTCAAAGATCCCGATACGGGCGAGTTCTTCAAGCCTTGGGTGGAGCATTACGAAAAGTTGGGGATCGATATTCCCGAAGGGGAACCGGGCTGCAATCCGGGCGGAATTTCTCGCTCGGAGGCGCTGGAAATGATTCATTCGTTTTCACCGACGCTCAAGCTCCTTCAACCAGAGTCGATTCAATAA
- a CDS encoding RloB family protein, producing the protein MLLRNRKFERSEPHRDAKKVFIFCEGLKREKQYFQYFLKIDSRINLIIHPFSAESDNSPHGLLKTAQQTLNQGQYDYRPEDHVFLVFDKDPDRSHSREPQISAIFDTCREEPNWNATESNPCFEVWLLYHVYSEVVPFEGDEQSSNWKKHLNTQVVGGFDSRKMPILLSRATQHAKANYHPDSHRPEKGQTQLFKFGEVMLPYVEEKLYQGLSHDELEALAQQYMSEESKR; encoded by the coding sequence ATGCTTCTAAGAAACCGAAAATTTGAGCGATCAGAGCCTCATAGGGACGCCAAGAAAGTGTTTATTTTCTGTGAAGGACTCAAACGGGAAAAACAGTATTTCCAATACTTTCTAAAAATTGATTCACGGATCAATCTCATCATTCATCCCTTTTCAGCCGAATCTGACAACAGTCCTCACGGTCTTTTAAAAACTGCCCAACAAACCCTCAATCAAGGACAATATGATTATCGACCAGAAGATCATGTCTTTCTTGTTTTTGATAAAGATCCAGATCGCTCTCACTCTAGGGAGCCCCAAATATCTGCCATTTTCGACACCTGTAGGGAGGAACCGAATTGGAATGCAACCGAAAGCAATCCCTGCTTCGAAGTATGGCTCCTGTATCATGTTTATTCTGAGGTTGTTCCTTTTGAGGGAGACGAACAATCTAGCAATTGGAAAAAGCATTTAAACACACAGGTCGTTGGCGGATTTGATTCACGAAAAATGCCCATTCTTTTATCTAGGGCCACCCAACATGCCAAAGCCAACTATCATCCTGATAGCCACCGACCCGAAAAGGGACAAACCCAATTATTCAAATTTGGGGAGGTCATGTTGCCCTACGTTGAGGAAAAGCTCTATCAGGGCTTGAGCCATGATGAACTGGAGGCTTTGGCTCAGCAATACATGTCCGAGGAGTCAAAAAGATGA
- a CDS encoding ATP-binding protein: MLIRFSIENTFSYGPRQELSMIPYKRLGTLKDHLYSLQNGQFHVLKMASLYGANGSGKSNLIKSMRFLQSLVLGESDSPVMHQSPNKLLPESQSQILVVEFIQSGIPFYFGLAVKEGEIQTEELYVSGLGVREDELIYERKSTDTKGEAVLNFGSKLNEDPKSQILREILIQEFLDSRQLIFKMIANREAEFLQPAKLAFLWFKNTLKIISPHSKPVGLTARIDLDPSFRSYTSDFLQSVDVGIKVIKTAKTPLRTYFGEDDQEQVEQLISQLKSSAENHFLLPTQEQDLLIKEEAGRYWVKKLQTEHQGPTEETVTFDLEDESDGTKRLLDFAPVFADISQNNCVYLVDEIERSIHPLLIKSLLRKFSLDPETQGQLIFTTHESTLLDQEVFRQDEIWFVEKNPKGFSELYALSSFREHKTIDIRKGYLSGRYGSVPVLSDLINLNWNSNASKKPKI, from the coding sequence ATGCTCATCAGGTTTTCCATTGAAAACACCTTCTCTTACGGCCCTAGACAGGAGCTTAGTATGATCCCCTACAAACGTCTGGGGACCTTGAAGGACCATTTGTATTCTTTGCAGAATGGCCAATTTCACGTGTTGAAAATGGCTTCTCTGTATGGAGCCAATGGGTCTGGCAAGTCCAATTTGATCAAATCAATGCGGTTTTTGCAATCCTTGGTGTTAGGTGAATCAGATTCTCCGGTAATGCACCAAAGTCCGAATAAGCTTTTACCCGAAAGCCAATCCCAAATCTTGGTCGTTGAGTTCATTCAATCAGGAATCCCCTTCTATTTTGGGCTTGCGGTCAAAGAAGGAGAAATTCAAACAGAAGAATTATATGTTTCCGGATTGGGAGTGCGGGAAGATGAACTGATTTATGAAAGAAAATCCACAGACACTAAAGGCGAGGCGGTTTTGAATTTTGGGTCCAAGCTCAACGAAGATCCCAAGAGTCAAATCCTGCGAGAAATCCTCATTCAAGAGTTTTTAGATTCTCGACAACTCATTTTTAAAATGATCGCCAATCGAGAGGCAGAATTTCTCCAGCCTGCTAAATTGGCGTTCCTCTGGTTCAAGAATACCCTCAAGATCATTTCACCACATTCAAAACCTGTAGGCCTAACGGCCCGAATTGATCTCGATCCATCTTTTCGTTCATACACGTCCGATTTTCTTCAATCAGTGGATGTCGGAATCAAGGTAATCAAAACAGCAAAGACCCCCTTGAGGACCTATTTTGGAGAGGATGATCAGGAACAAGTTGAACAACTTATTTCTCAGTTAAAGAGCTCCGCAGAAAATCACTTTCTACTCCCAACTCAGGAACAAGATCTTCTAATTAAAGAAGAGGCGGGTAGGTATTGGGTAAAAAAGCTACAAACAGAACACCAAGGCCCGACCGAAGAAACCGTCACCTTTGATCTAGAGGATGAGTCTGATGGCACAAAGAGATTATTGGATTTCGCGCCTGTATTTGCGGATATCAGTCAAAACAACTGTGTATATCTAGTCGATGAAATTGAACGAAGTATCCATCCATTATTGATTAAATCGTTGCTTCGAAAATTTTCACTCGATCCTGAAACTCAGGGGCAACTCATTTTCACCACGCACGAATCTACTTTACTTGATCAAGAAGTTTTCAGACAAGATGAGATCTGGTTTGTTGAAAAAAATCCCAAAGGTTTTTCAGAACTCTACGCCCTCTCTTCATTCAGAGAGCACAAAACCATCGATATTCGCAAGGGGTATTTGAGCGGCCGTTATGGATCGGTACCTGTTTTGTCAGACCTAATCAACCTCAACTGGAACTCAAATGCTTCTAAGAAACCGAAAATTTGA
- a CDS encoding D-alanyl-D-alanine carboxypeptidase, protein MKPLIIPWLGLLLLSCGCSGLREAPARKAFQREMIVPAELAHQHAGFLLMDPISGEVIYGHQADQAFIPASTLKLLTWWAVDRWLGEYTTGLIYARSGDSVIIRGTGAPGLFHPDLQESVADSFLRTAPSLFWVPMHDPVARYGPGWAWEDFPYGFAAERSELPIHGNLTRWYGGDSLRVVPEMFRDSLGKSQSHSSRILRAEHRNLFFPPVDSFQRDSLDVPFLGSEALTAQLLVDTAGNPAQILRNIPPDWAFFPLRGQSVDTLLSRMLQDSDNFLAEHLLLHAGWRAFDTLSFRHTIEQAKDTMFPSGDPQLRWVDGSGLSRYNLLSPRQLGEVLLQIYQTKDSSDWKRLLPAGGRSGTLESLFLAPEPYVYAKSGSMGNTYNLAGYLLTRKGRVLIFVSMNNQFLVPSTTIKRALESTLSSVRDRY, encoded by the coding sequence ATGAAGCCGCTTATTATACCCTGGTTGGGCTTGCTGCTCCTCAGTTGTGGATGCAGCGGACTCCGTGAGGCCCCCGCGAGGAAGGCCTTTCAGCGTGAAATGATTGTCCCCGCAGAATTGGCTCATCAGCATGCTGGATTTCTATTGATGGACCCCATCTCTGGAGAAGTGATCTATGGGCATCAAGCGGATCAGGCATTTATTCCTGCATCTACCCTGAAACTCCTCACATGGTGGGCTGTTGACCGTTGGCTTGGAGAATACACCACTGGACTGATCTATGCAAGATCTGGGGATTCGGTCATCATTCGAGGGACAGGAGCTCCTGGGCTTTTCCATCCAGACTTGCAGGAGAGTGTGGCAGATAGCTTTTTGCGAACCGCTCCATCGCTTTTTTGGGTTCCCATGCATGACCCTGTGGCTCGGTACGGCCCAGGCTGGGCGTGGGAGGACTTTCCGTATGGTTTTGCTGCGGAGCGATCAGAACTACCCATCCATGGGAACCTCACACGATGGTATGGCGGAGATTCTCTTCGGGTCGTTCCAGAGATGTTTAGGGACTCCCTCGGCAAGTCGCAATCTCATAGCTCTCGTATCCTGCGGGCTGAGCATCGAAACCTTTTCTTTCCACCTGTGGACAGCTTTCAACGAGATTCATTGGACGTTCCTTTTCTGGGGTCAGAGGCATTGACTGCCCAATTGCTTGTGGATACCGCCGGAAATCCCGCTCAAATCTTGCGGAACATACCTCCTGATTGGGCCTTTTTTCCGTTGCGGGGGCAATCTGTAGATACCTTGCTCAGTCGAATGCTGCAGGATTCGGACAACTTTCTAGCGGAGCATCTGCTGTTGCATGCTGGATGGAGGGCATTTGATACCTTGTCATTCCGTCATACCATCGAGCAGGCGAAAGACACGATGTTCCCATCTGGCGATCCACAGCTCCGGTGGGTGGACGGCTCAGGCCTGTCGAGATACAACTTGCTCTCGCCTCGCCAATTGGGGGAAGTTCTCCTACAGATTTACCAGACCAAAGATAGTAGTGATTGGAAGCGCCTTTTGCCAGCAGGTGGCCGAAGCGGAACCTTGGAATCACTCTTTCTAGCGCCAGAGCCCTATGTCTATGCCAAAAGCGGCTCCATGGGGAACACCTACAATTTGGCGGGCTATCTGCTCACCCGAAAAGGCCGAGTCCTGATTTTTGTGAGTATGAACAATCAATTTCTAGTTCCATCCACCACCATCAAGCGTGCATTGGAAAGTACGTTGAGCAGCGTTCGGGACCGATATTGA
- a CDS encoding biopolymer transporter ExbD, whose translation MSIRTRNKPNAEFSFASIADIVFLLLIYFMLTSSFVQQSALKIELPTSNSEKPGKGGNYVSVTNDGQYAWNNKVLDDREELWDLIGESLEASLQDEDPSNDVITLRVDKRAEFDGAAFVMAIVAENQGKIVILTEKN comes from the coding sequence ATGAGCATTCGCACACGAAATAAACCCAACGCGGAGTTCTCCTTCGCTTCTATCGCGGATATCGTATTCCTGCTGTTGATCTACTTCATGCTGACCTCCAGCTTCGTCCAGCAATCTGCCCTGAAAATCGAGTTGCCAACCAGCAATTCTGAAAAACCGGGCAAAGGGGGAAATTACGTATCTGTCACCAACGATGGCCAATACGCTTGGAACAACAAGGTTCTAGATGATCGGGAAGAACTCTGGGACTTGATCGGGGAATCGCTCGAAGCAAGCCTTCAAGATGAGGACCCATCCAATGACGTGATCACCCTTCGGGTAGACAAGCGCGCTGAGTTCGACGGAGCCGCCTTTGTCATGGCGATCGTAGCCGAAAACCAAGGCAAAATCGTCATCCTCACTGAAAAGAATTAA
- a CDS encoding MotA/TolQ/ExbB proton channel family protein — protein sequence MFFLLQAEGVTPVVTNPEAEVATNQTIFEMLLGSWVFMLPLVILLGVAIFLWIERYLTIKGSDADAEEFMKQVRAYVLSGNIQGAKALCESRNDPFSRMIHKGVSRLGSASLKDIEGSIENVGKLEVYRMERRLSLLATIAGAAPMIGFFGTVVGMIVAFQEIVEKGGNANAVDLAGGISTAMLTTAGGLVVGILAYFAYNTLVAMVNKVVYKLELTSTEFIDLLQEPAS from the coding sequence ATGTTTTTTTTGCTCCAAGCTGAAGGCGTCACTCCAGTAGTAACCAATCCTGAAGCCGAAGTCGCCACCAACCAAACCATTTTTGAAATGCTGTTGGGCTCTTGGGTGTTCATGCTTCCATTGGTGATCTTGTTGGGCGTAGCCATCTTTTTGTGGATTGAGCGGTACCTGACCATCAAAGGTTCTGATGCAGACGCGGAAGAATTCATGAAGCAGGTTCGTGCATACGTCCTGTCTGGCAATATCCAAGGTGCCAAAGCCCTCTGCGAATCTCGCAACGATCCATTCTCACGGATGATCCACAAAGGAGTGAGCCGTTTGGGTAGCGCCTCTCTCAAGGACATTGAGGGATCTATCGAAAACGTGGGAAAACTCGAGGTATATCGCATGGAGCGCCGCCTCTCTTTGTTGGCCACCATTGCTGGTGCAGCTCCGATGATCGGATTCTTTGGTACGGTTGTGGGGATGATCGTTGCCTTCCAAGAGATCGTAGAAAAAGGCGGTAATGCCAATGCGGTCGATCTGGCTGGTGGTATCTCTACCGCGATGTTGACCACTGCAGGTGGATTGGTCGTGGGAATCTTGGCGTACTTCGCTTACAACACTTTGGTGGCCATGGTCAACAAGGTCGTCTACAAGCTCGAATTGACCTCCACCGAGTTCATCGACTTGTTGCAGGAGCCCGCATCCTAA
- the secDF gene encoding protein translocase subunit SecDF gives MKNKSTVISLLVVFSLICCWNLYWTWVQFDLDGQVDSLKTELTQITEAKKDKSTWTAEDSLVEQQYLQLTSDPEFRAKRDRAIKNSFTLGLDLQGGMFVTLEVKLAELIRGLAANKNNPQLNAAIQCANEKAKTVSANYIDLFVQCFAEQNPDGKLGAIFANVDMNISIATPNDEVAQILRTEADAATDRTFEILRTRIDGFGVVSPNLQKQESTGRILMELPGVREPKRVRDLIVKTANLEFYVGRPFYESYPVLVNINQRMRELEGIETATDSTEETTDAEAGDAADDEDEEAAIADSDTSATDSAGETFSTTDEESDTTSFENLSEAEQERRREEFRRENPLWAVLGALDYQAMAQAGLRTPRVAVASANDTAAVNAILNKDEIKELIPADMKFAWSFKPITGEDGVATETFELISLLVNPDGTAALEGDVVASARNDIDPQSGRNIISMRMTPEGTSEWGRLTTNNVNNYVAILLDDKVYSYPTVNEPIMNGNSQISGDFTPEEAKDLANVLGAGKLDVTPVIAGEETVGPTLGEANIKSGMFSFLAAFVVVMIFMAFYYAKAGLWADVALLANLAFILGCSAAFTIVLTLPGIAAVVLTVGMAVDANVLIFERIREEQAKGKTLKASIKAGFDNAFSSVMDANITTFLTGVVLFAFGVGPIRGFAVALMIGIITSLISALIITRLILESQGSKGKESINFGYPFTTGLFDKLSISMVARRKTFYIVSGVLVAASIALMVSVGFKLGVDFKGGRQFVVEFTEGGQAASLDNGEVESIRKDLNTAFENTEPVIKTLEASNQVMVTTSYKVDDREATNEVSDALMAGLGDKYGNAKIVSTSDVGPTVASDIRDAAFLSVIFSLLIIFFYILVRFRKWQYSAGAVIAVFHDVLITLGIFSLLSLFPNLPFNVEINQALIAALLTIVGYSINDTVVVFDRIRENIGEMKSVKLADIYNVSIDQTLSRTLITSVTTLLTALILFIFGGDVIRGFIFAIIIGIIVGTYSSIFVASPISLDLIEREDKEKEGDKAKA, from the coding sequence ATGAAGAACAAGAGTACAGTCATTTCGCTGTTGGTTGTCTTCAGTTTGATCTGTTGCTGGAACTTGTACTGGACTTGGGTCCAGTTCGATCTCGACGGGCAGGTAGATTCGCTGAAAACTGAGCTGACGCAAATTACGGAAGCGAAAAAAGACAAGTCCACTTGGACCGCAGAAGACTCTCTCGTAGAGCAACAATATCTTCAATTGACTTCCGATCCTGAGTTCCGCGCCAAGCGTGACCGTGCGATCAAGAACTCCTTCACCTTGGGTCTCGACCTTCAGGGGGGTATGTTCGTTACTTTGGAAGTCAAATTGGCCGAACTCATCAGAGGACTCGCTGCCAACAAGAACAATCCTCAGTTGAATGCAGCAATCCAGTGCGCCAACGAAAAGGCCAAGACGGTTTCTGCCAACTACATCGATTTGTTCGTTCAGTGCTTCGCAGAGCAAAACCCAGACGGTAAGCTCGGTGCGATCTTCGCCAACGTGGACATGAACATCTCTATCGCCACGCCAAATGACGAAGTTGCACAAATCCTCCGCACAGAGGCTGACGCTGCTACCGACCGTACTTTCGAAATCCTCCGTACACGTATCGACGGATTCGGCGTTGTCTCTCCCAACTTGCAAAAGCAGGAGAGCACAGGTCGTATCTTGATGGAGTTGCCTGGCGTTCGTGAGCCAAAACGTGTTCGCGATCTGATCGTCAAAACTGCAAATCTTGAGTTCTACGTAGGACGTCCATTCTACGAATCCTACCCAGTATTGGTGAACATCAACCAGCGCATGCGCGAGTTGGAAGGGATCGAGACCGCGACTGACAGCACGGAAGAAACTACCGATGCTGAAGCGGGTGATGCTGCTGATGATGAAGACGAAGAAGCGGCGATCGCAGATAGCGACACTTCTGCTACTGACTCTGCTGGCGAAACGTTCTCCACCACTGATGAAGAATCCGACACCACTTCCTTCGAAAACCTGAGCGAAGCTGAGCAAGAGCGTCGTCGCGAAGAGTTCCGTCGTGAGAACCCACTATGGGCTGTTTTGGGTGCTTTGGATTACCAAGCAATGGCTCAAGCAGGATTGAGAACTCCACGTGTTGCTGTCGCAAGTGCCAATGACACAGCTGCAGTAAACGCAATCCTCAACAAAGATGAGATCAAGGAATTGATCCCTGCAGATATGAAATTCGCTTGGAGCTTCAAGCCAATCACCGGTGAAGACGGTGTAGCTACTGAAACGTTCGAGCTGATCTCCCTCCTCGTCAATCCTGATGGAACTGCCGCTTTGGAAGGTGACGTCGTAGCTAGCGCACGTAACGATATCGATCCTCAGTCTGGCCGCAACATCATCTCTATGCGCATGACTCCTGAAGGAACCAGCGAATGGGGACGTTTGACGACCAACAATGTCAACAACTACGTAGCGATCCTCCTCGACGACAAGGTATATTCTTACCCAACCGTCAACGAGCCGATCATGAATGGTAACTCCCAAATCTCTGGTGATTTCACACCAGAAGAAGCCAAGGACTTGGCCAACGTTCTCGGAGCAGGTAAACTGGACGTAACTCCAGTCATCGCTGGTGAAGAGACTGTAGGACCTACCTTGGGAGAAGCCAACATCAAGAGTGGTATGTTCTCCTTCCTCGCGGCATTTGTGGTCGTGATGATCTTTATGGCCTTCTACTATGCGAAAGCTGGTCTGTGGGCTGACGTAGCATTGTTGGCGAACTTGGCGTTCATCCTCGGATGTTCTGCTGCATTCACCATCGTATTGACCTTGCCCGGTATCGCGGCAGTAGTATTGACAGTAGGTATGGCGGTCGACGCCAACGTCCTGATCTTCGAGCGTATTCGTGAGGAGCAAGCCAAAGGAAAGACCCTGAAGGCGAGTATCAAGGCTGGTTTCGACAATGCATTTAGCTCTGTCATGGATGCCAACATCACCACGTTCTTGACAGGTGTTGTACTCTTCGCATTCGGTGTAGGTCCTATCCGTGGTTTTGCCGTCGCTTTGATGATCGGTATTATCACTTCTTTGATCTCTGCATTGATCATCACACGCTTGATCCTCGAAAGCCAAGGATCTAAAGGTAAGGAGTCTATCAACTTTGGATACCCATTCACCACTGGATTGTTCGACAAGCTGTCCATCAGCATGGTAGCTCGCCGCAAGACCTTCTACATCGTTTCTGGTGTATTGGTAGCTGCTTCTATCGCATTGATGGTATCTGTAGGATTCAAATTGGGGGTTGACTTCAAAGGTGGTCGTCAGTTCGTAGTTGAGTTCACCGAAGGTGGCCAAGCTGCATCTCTCGACAATGGCGAAGTTGAATCTATCCGTAAGGACCTCAATACAGCCTTCGAAAACACTGAGCCGGTGATCAAGACCCTCGAAGCGTCCAACCAAGTCATGGTGACCACTTCCTACAAAGTAGATGACCGTGAGGCGACCAACGAGGTTTCAGATGCATTGATGGCTGGTCTTGGAGATAAATACGGAAATGCAAAGATCGTCAGCACTTCTGATGTCGGTCCTACTGTAGCTTCCGATATCCGTGATGCGGCCTTCTTGTCCGTCATCTTCTCCCTGTTGATCATCTTCTTCTACATCTTGGTGCGTTTCCGCAAGTGGCAATACTCCGCGGGTGCTGTCATCGCAGTATTCCACGACGTATTGATCACATTGGGAATCTTCTCCCTGTTGAGCTTGTTCCCGAACTTGCCATTCAACGTGGAGATCAACCAAGCCCTGATCGCAGCATTGCTGACCATCGTAGGTTACTCCATCAACGATACCGTGGTAGTATTTGACCGGATTCGTGAGAACATCGGCGAAATGAAGTCCGTGAAATTGGCAGACATCTACAATGTCTCCATCGACCAGACTTTGAGCCGTACGTTGATCACCTCCGTAACCACGTTGTTGACTGCATTGATCCTGTTCATCTTTGGTGGTGATGTGATCCGCGGATTCATCTTCGCGATCATCATCGGTATCATCGTCGGTACTTACTCGTCTATCTTCGTAGCGAGCCCGATTTCTTTGGACTTGATCGAGCGTGAAGACAAGGAAAAAGAAGGCGACAAGGCGAAAGCCTAA
- a CDS encoding ion transporter, with product MKSPEAKPVDPLKRRIHTIIFEADTAAGKAFDVGLLILIILSIVVVMLESVVPIDQKYGHIFDVLEWVITALFTLEYILRIYSVGNPWKYIFSFYGIIDLLAVLPSYLSLFVQGSQYLMTIRAIRLLRVFRIFKLGNYLMESHILIQALRASRTKIIVFLGAVMTVVVVVGTTMYLVEGNAGSGFDSIPRSIYWAIVTVTTVGYGDIAPVTPLGQFLSATLMVMGYGVLAVPTGIVSVELAHADRQAKLNTISCPHCSREGHDEDADFCKFCGYKL from the coding sequence ATGAAATCACCCGAAGCCAAGCCCGTCGATCCACTCAAGCGGCGAATTCATACCATCATCTTTGAGGCCGATACGGCTGCTGGAAAGGCTTTTGATGTAGGACTCCTCATCCTCATTATCTTGAGTATCGTGGTGGTGATGCTGGAGTCCGTGGTGCCCATCGACCAAAAGTATGGCCACATTTTCGATGTGCTCGAATGGGTGATTACTGCCCTGTTTACCCTCGAATATATCCTCCGGATCTACTCGGTAGGAAATCCTTGGAAGTACATTTTCAGCTTTTACGGGATCATCGATCTATTGGCGGTGCTTCCGTCCTATCTCAGCCTGTTTGTACAAGGCTCCCAATACCTGATGACTATCCGTGCGATCCGACTCCTGCGGGTATTCAGGATATTCAAGTTGGGCAATTACCTCATGGAATCGCACATCTTGATTCAGGCGCTTCGAGCCAGCAGGACCAAGATCATCGTGTTTTTGGGCGCTGTCATGACGGTGGTTGTGGTGGTGGGAACGACCATGTACCTCGTGGAAGGCAATGCTGGAAGTGGGTTTGACAGCATTCCGAGAAGTATCTATTGGGCAATTGTGACGGTGACGACGGTTGGATATGGAGACATTGCGCCTGTGACCCCGCTAGGGCAATTCCTGTCGGCGACCTTGATGGTGATGGGATATGGAGTTTTGGCAGTGCCTACGGGAATCGTCTCGGTGGAATTGGCACATGCAGACCGACAGGCCAAGCTCAACACCATTTCCTGTCCGCATTGCAGCCGTGAAGGCCATGATGAGGATGCCGATTTCTGCAAATTCTGTGGATACAAGCTCTAG
- a CDS encoding SDR family oxidoreductase — protein sequence MNILITGATGHLGRRVVHRLSSEPINLRLMVRNPAKLGDPPGMEVVQGDYADPSSLQSAFQGIDRAFIVSLHERPMDRAKLHRNAFQAAARAGVKQIVYTSFQGAAADATFNMGRDHAQSEVYLQETGLTYVALRNNFYQSTAHHVVSSNGKILNSEGDGRVAWVSRDDIADLAAHFLMNEVPESRILDVTGPSAISFSELAAIYCELTGLDIQYQPEDRETGMERRATEAPKYRLKDWDLEAWNSSEMAMGRGEAAEVSSTVAEYLGRRPISLREYYRFNPEILEQLAEFVQQRGRGSQ from the coding sequence ATGAATATCCTCATTACAGGCGCTACTGGGCATTTGGGAAGGCGTGTAGTCCATAGACTTTCCTCCGAACCTATCAATCTGCGGCTCATGGTCCGCAATCCAGCCAAACTCGGAGACCCTCCGGGCATGGAGGTGGTTCAGGGGGATTATGCTGATCCTTCTAGCCTTCAATCCGCATTTCAAGGAATCGATCGGGCATTCATCGTCTCTTTGCACGAACGCCCCATGGATCGTGCAAAGCTCCATCGCAACGCGTTTCAAGCTGCTGCCCGAGCCGGCGTCAAGCAGATCGTGTACACCTCTTTTCAGGGAGCCGCTGCTGATGCAACCTTCAACATGGGCCGAGACCATGCGCAATCCGAGGTTTATTTACAGGAAACGGGCCTGACGTACGTGGCTCTCCGCAATAATTTCTACCAATCCACCGCCCATCATGTCGTGAGTTCCAATGGCAAAATCCTCAATTCTGAGGGAGATGGGAGAGTTGCGTGGGTTTCACGGGATGACATTGCGGATCTGGCTGCCCACTTTTTGATGAATGAAGTGCCCGAATCTCGCATTCTCGATGTGACAGGGCCATCGGCAATCAGCTTCTCGGAGTTGGCGGCGATTTACTGCGAATTGACAGGACTGGATATTCAGTACCAGCCCGAAGACCGAGAGACCGGGATGGAGCGGAGAGCTACCGAGGCTCCCAAATACAGACTGAAGGATTGGGACTTGGAAGCATGGAATTCCTCCGAAATGGCGATGGGTAGGGGAGAGGCTGCGGAAGTCAGTTCGACAGTAGCGGAATATTTGGGAAGAAGGCCCATTTCGCTGAGGGAGTACTATCGATTCAATCCCGAAATTCTTGAGCAACTGGCCGAGTTCGTTCAACAGCGGGGGCGTGGTTCCCAATAA